A single region of the Lotus japonicus ecotype B-129 chromosome 4, LjGifu_v1.2 genome encodes:
- the LOC130712376 gene encoding uncharacterized protein LOC130712376 yields the protein MANTNYSSHASFVVSIDYYARAIEKYCTLVILTPRKIGDNNQTKVRVTYEGVNPSSKPTVNRTKNDIVFGHQINEHYDGKIRSGPHIKNGPYTCRKCEKQFVTSQHFASHARADHYKYESKDQRRKRTLSKFRRRNFSLQKVSGGLTVVPIPFEGAGTSRVSSEEDPTHGMEALGDGLAGEKIKLEPSA from the coding sequence ATGGCCAATACAAACTACTCTAGCCATGCTTCCTTCGTTGTTTCAATTGATTATTACGCCCGAGCGATCGAAAAATATTGTACTCTAGTTATATTAACTCCTAGGAAAATTGGTGACAATAACCAAACCAAGGTTCGTGTCACTTATGAAGGTGTGAATCCTTCATCTAAACCAACTGTGAATCGTACTAAGAATGACATTGTTTTTGGTCATCAGATCAATGAACATTATGATGGTAAGATTCGTAGTGGTCCACACATAAAAAATGGACCATATACGTGCCGAAAGTGCGAAAAACAATTTGTGACATCTCAACACTTTGCTTCGCATGCCCGTGCGGATCACTACAAGTATGAAAGCAAAGACCAGAGGAGGAAGAGAACTTTATCAAAATTTCGAAGGAGAAATTTTTCCCTTCAAAAGGTTAGTGGTGGACTTACTGTCGTTCCCATTCCTTTTGAGGGTGCAGGGACATCAAGGGTTTCTAGTGAAGAAGACCCTACTCATGGAATGGAAGCTCTTGGTGATGGATTAGCtggtgaaaaaataaaattagagcCTTCTGCATAA
- the LOC130712377 gene encoding oxygen-evolving enhancer protein 1, chloroplastic-like, whose translation MLYSLEASGKPDSFSGEFLVPSYRGSSFLDPKGRGASTGYDNVDALPSGGRGDEEELAKENNKSASSSKGKITLSVTQSKPDTSDVIGVFESIQPSDTDLGAKAPKDVKIQGVWYAQLDS comes from the coding sequence ATGTTATACTCCTTGGAAGCATCTGGGAAGCCAGACAGCTTCAGTGGGGAGTTTCTAGTGCCATCATACCGTGGATCTTCCTTCTTGGACCCAAAGGGAAGAGGTGCTTCAACTGGTTATGACAATGTTGACGCATTGCCTTCTGGTGGCAGAGGAGATGAGGAAGAACTTGCTAAGGAGAACAACAAGAGTGCTTCTTCATCCAAAGGGAAGATCACATTGAGCGTGACACAGAGCAAGCCTGATACCAGTGATGTGATTGGTGTGTTCGAGAGCATTCAACCGTCCGACACTGATTTGGGAGCGAAAGCTCCAAAGGATGTGAAGATCCAGGGAGTTTGGTATGCTCAGCTTGATTCATAG